TTCGCACGCAGTAACCCCTGCATAATATGGGCCTTCTTCCTTTCGTTCAACAGTAACCCATACGAGCCAATAAGGTTTTGCATCCGGTACGGCGTCTTTATCAGGCAAAAATTTAACTCGCTTTTCAACACGGCTTCTCGCATGCATGGCACCGACATCGATAAATGCTTCACCTGCTTCAATGTCAACAAAAACAGGGGTCATATTGTTCAATGTAAACGTTCCAACGCCAAAACCGCCGTGGCCGTCTGTTGAATCGCCGCTGACAATATTGAATTGTGAATTATCGTTGCTAAAAATATCTTTCATCACGAATCCCTCCAGCATTGTTTAATTTTAATATTAGCATGTTAAAAAAATTCTTTCACGTTCACGGTTCTCCTTGCATTTGCCTCTAGAAACGAATACTATATTTAAGGCATCTCACTACCGTTCGATTTTTGGGAGGACGACCATGTTTAACTTACGAGAACACAATACGACAGCAAAAACAGAAATTTTAGCAGGGTTGACAACCTTTTTGACGATGGTTTATATCGTTGTCGTCAATCCGATCATTTTATCATCCGCAGGGGTTCCATTTAACACTGTTTTTTTGGCGACGATTATCGCTTCTGTCGTCGGGACGCTTTGGATGTCACTTTTTGCAAATTATCCAATTGCCGTAGCGCCTGCCATGGGATTAAATGCCTACTTCGCTTTTTCAGTCGTCGGGCAAGCAAATATTCCGTACGATGTTGCTTTCGGCGCTGTGTTTGTAGCTGGTATTTTATTTATTATATTATCTTTAACGCCCTTTCGCGAGAAATTGATTGAAGCGATACCAGCCAACTTAAAGCTTGGCATCACTTCAGGCATCGGTTTATTTATTGCTTTTATTGGTTTGCGAATGACAGGCATCATTGCGGATCATCCCGAGAATCTCGTTACACTCGGTGATTTGCATTCCCCATCGGTGATGCTAGCGCTCGCAGGCCTTGGGATTACTCTTATTTTATATGCAATGAACGTAAACGGTGCCCTATTTATCGGAATGGTTATAACGGGTATTATCGCATTTTTCACCGGCCAACTTTCTTTTTCTGAAGGGATTGTTTCCATTCCTTCCGTTCCTGATTTATTCGTTTTCGGAAATCCTTTTACAGCAGTTGTGGACGTCATTGAATACGGCTTGTATGCCGTTGTCTTTTCCTTTTTAATTGTGACTGTCTTTGATACGACTGGAACGATGATTGGAGTAGCTGAACAGGCAGGCCTTATGAAAAACGGCAAACTTCCAAAGGCACGCCAAGCATTGCTTGCTGATTCTGTTGCCACAACGGTTGGATCGATTTTTGGGACAAGCCCAACGAGCGCTTACATTGAATCGACAACCGGCGTAGCTGCCGGCGGCCGAACAGGCCTAACAACACTTGTTGTAAGTGTCTTGTTTATCGCGTCGGCTTTTTTCGGCCCGCTCGTAAGCGCGGTATCAAGTTTATCCGCAATTACGTCTCCAGCGTTAATCGTTGTAGGCGGGTTGATGGCGGGAAACTTAGGGAAAATCAATTGGGAACAATTTGATGAAGCCTTTCCTGCTTTCCTTATTATTCTTAGCATGCCGCTCACATCTAGCATTGCGACAGGGATTGCTCTCGGCTTCATTTCTTACCCGTTGATGAAACTTGCAAAAGGGAAATGGCGCGAAGTCCATCCTCTTATGTATATTTTCGCCATATTATTTTTCTATCAACTTGCATTCTTGCCGCATATATAATGTTGCAAAGGGCCATCTATTACCAAAAAGAAGGTAGTAGATGGCCCTTTTTGTTATTTTTTTGCTTGCAAGGGTATATACATATAAGAAAAACGCTGATGCGTTCTTGTTCGGAGCTCGGAGGTCAGAGGCCGGACTGGTTTAAATTTGCGAAAGAGACAAATTTATACTTTTTTATTTTTAAGAAAAACGCTGACGCGTCTTTCTTGGAGGTCAGAGGTAAACTGGCGAATTGCCAATTTATCCTTTTATAAAAGACGGAAATCAAGGTATGTACATTTTTTCTTTGGAGAAGGGGCTGGCTTGTGATGAGAATGTTGAAAAAGTTTTTTATAAAAAACCGCTTCTTATTCTATGGCATCGGATTAGG
This Pueribacillus theae DNA region includes the following protein-coding sequences:
- a CDS encoding NCS2 family permease, whose amino-acid sequence is MFNLREHNTTAKTEILAGLTTFLTMVYIVVVNPIILSSAGVPFNTVFLATIIASVVGTLWMSLFANYPIAVAPAMGLNAYFAFSVVGQANIPYDVAFGAVFVAGILFIILSLTPFREKLIEAIPANLKLGITSGIGLFIAFIGLRMTGIIADHPENLVTLGDLHSPSVMLALAGLGITLILYAMNVNGALFIGMVITGIIAFFTGQLSFSEGIVSIPSVPDLFVFGNPFTAVVDVIEYGLYAVVFSFLIVTVFDTTGTMIGVAEQAGLMKNGKLPKARQALLADSVATTVGSIFGTSPTSAYIESTTGVAAGGRTGLTTLVVSVLFIASAFFGPLVSAVSSLSAITSPALIVVGGLMAGNLGKINWEQFDEAFPAFLIILSMPLTSSIATGIALGFISYPLMKLAKGKWREVHPLMYIFAILFFYQLAFLPHI
- a CDS encoding YwhD family protein, which produces MKDIFSNDNSQFNIVSGDSTDGHGGFGVGTFTLNNMTPVFVDIEAGEAFIDVGAMHARSRVEKRVKFLPDKDAVPDAKPYWLVWVTVERKEEGPYYAGVTACEMTVNKELKRGYKNFPDHVNKMDKSRKGQIIVEHMDDKSKTILKNFLEDFDSEMWQRSSKELKDGLTV